The proteins below are encoded in one region of Halocatena salina:
- a CDS encoding DMT family transporter: MRRQLVGAFLLLGTLWGSSFVAIDIGLGYFPPIEFAALRYLIAGVVVLGYAWYSTPQWYPRSHREWLVAGIAGSFLIGGHHAFLYLGQQHVSGPIAAVIVSLGPVLTALFAAGLLDNQVTSMDFVGFALGFLGVFFVAQPGVPEGVGQSLAVRFLALDPGALLTGDGIGVATVFLGAVCFALGAVLTQPIETSLPPRTVQAWAMLIGSALLFVAGLVRGESLAAIQWTPIAGISLVYLGIVTGAGAFLLYFELLDRIGPTQINLIGYLEPVSATVLSWLLLGDLIDPLTACGFFTILAGFVCIQRRSFVPIIASRFDAISFR; this comes from the coding sequence ATGAGACGACAGCTGGTCGGGGCATTTTTGCTTCTCGGTACGCTGTGGGGAAGTTCGTTTGTGGCGATCGATATCGGGCTGGGATATTTTCCACCGATCGAGTTCGCAGCACTGCGGTATCTCATCGCGGGCGTCGTCGTGCTCGGTTACGCCTGGTATTCGACACCACAGTGGTATCCCCGCTCCCACAGGGAGTGGTTAGTCGCCGGAATCGCTGGGAGCTTTCTCATCGGTGGCCACCACGCGTTTCTGTATCTCGGTCAACAACACGTCAGTGGTCCGATCGCAGCGGTGATCGTCAGCCTGGGTCCAGTGTTAACAGCGTTGTTCGCGGCTGGACTGCTTGACAATCAGGTGACGTCGATGGATTTCGTCGGATTTGCCCTCGGATTTCTGGGCGTGTTTTTCGTCGCCCAACCGGGCGTGCCCGAGGGTGTCGGGCAGTCGTTAGCTGTGCGATTTTTGGCCTTGGACCCGGGCGCGCTGTTGACAGGAGATGGGATCGGCGTTGCGACGGTGTTTCTCGGTGCCGTCTGCTTCGCGCTTGGAGCGGTGTTGACTCAACCTATCGAGACGTCGCTTCCGCCTCGGACGGTACAAGCGTGGGCGATGCTCATCGGCTCAGCGTTGCTGTTCGTCGCTGGTCTCGTTCGCGGCGAATCACTGGCAGCGATTCAGTGGACACCGATTGCTGGCATCTCCCTCGTGTACCTCGGAATCGTCACTGGTGCGGGGGCGTTTCTTCTGTATTTCGAACTGCTCGATCGGATCGGTCCGACACAGATCAATCTCATCGGGTACCTCGAACCGGTCTCGGCTACGGTTCTCTCATGGTTGTTGTTGGGTGATCTGATCGATCCGCTCACGGCGTGTGGTTTTTTCACGATTCTCGCCGGGTTCGTCTGCATCCAGCGGCGTTCGTTCGTTCCGATCATCGCATCCCGATTCGACGCCATCTCTTTCCGGTGA
- a CDS encoding Lrp/AsnC family transcriptional regulator has translation MDQPDTDMDVDEKDIDILKTIADTETRSPDRISEVTGIPLSTVNYRLKQLREAEVIRNDHYDIDLEALGFEITFVIQIIAGYEEDTYEPLGEKLADIDGITHVYFTAGDTDFFVIAQLSDPEMVEDLITTLERLDGVERTISTYTISTLLDGHEPLQQISRETMRDRLLD, from the coding sequence ATGGACCAGCCAGATACGGATATGGACGTCGATGAAAAGGACATCGATATTTTGAAAACCATCGCAGACACGGAAACCCGAAGCCCGGATCGCATCTCGGAGGTGACTGGAATCCCCCTTTCGACCGTGAACTACCGACTGAAACAGCTCCGGGAAGCGGAGGTCATACGCAACGATCATTACGACATCGATCTTGAGGCGCTTGGCTTTGAGATCACGTTTGTGATTCAGATCATTGCCGGTTATGAGGAAGATACCTACGAGCCACTCGGTGAGAAACTCGCCGACATCGACGGTATCACCCACGTTTACTTCACGGCGGGCGACACCGACTTCTTCGTGATCGCACAACTGTCTGATCCCGAAATGGTTGAGGACCTCATCACCACACTCGAACGTCTCGACGGAGTCGAACGAACGATCTCCACGTACACGATCAGCACGCTGCTCGACGGTCACGAGCCGCTACAACAGATCTCTCGGGAAACGATGCGTGATCGCCTTCTCGATTGA
- the acs gene encoding acetate--CoA ligase — protein sequence MADDTGELEARLAEQDEFAPPESFVEQANVSDESIYERFEENWPECWNAAAELIDWSSDYETTLDDSNPPFYEWFTGGELNASQNCLDRHLDERGEEVAIEWIGELGETRRYTYSELHREVNEVAATLRELGVEEDDVVTLYMPMVPELPIAMLACARIGAPHSVVFAGFSAEALTTRMNSADSEYLITCDGYYRRGDALEHKEKADEGVSGVDHDVTGIVVDRLGEEYDHPMRERDHDYDELVAEQAGATVAPVDRDAEDMLFLMYTSGTTGKPKGVKHTTGGYLAWVAWTAQAVLDIKPEDTYWCSADIGWITGHSYIVYGPLALGTTTVMYEGTPDYPEKDRIWEIVEEYDVTQLYTAPTAIRAFMKWGTEYPDEHDLSSLRLLGTVGEPINPRAWKWYYTHIGDEDCPVVDTWWQTETGGMMVTTLPGVGNMKPGSAGPPLPGLDAQLLDSEGDPVDNGRAGYLTIQKPWPGMLRTLYQNDERFVEEYWSEYSDTDSDDPDDWVYFPEDGAKVDDDGYITVLGRVDDVINVSGHRLGTMEIESAIVGVEGIAEAAVVGGSHELKGESVYAYVITEDEYEESDDLHDAIVASVEEAIGPIARPEEVVFTPELPKTRSGKIMRRLLEDIANDDELGTTSTLRNPNVVSDIQQKVTDN from the coding sequence ATGGCGGATGATACTGGAGAATTGGAGGCACGACTGGCCGAACAAGACGAGTTCGCTCCTCCTGAGTCGTTCGTCGAGCAGGCGAACGTCTCAGATGAGTCGATCTACGAGCGGTTCGAGGAGAACTGGCCCGAATGTTGGAACGCAGCGGCCGAACTCATCGATTGGTCGAGCGACTACGAGACGACCCTCGATGATTCGAATCCACCGTTTTACGAATGGTTCACTGGGGGAGAACTCAACGCCTCCCAGAACTGTCTCGATCGGCATCTCGACGAGCGGGGTGAGGAGGTCGCCATCGAGTGGATCGGTGAACTGGGCGAGACGCGGCGCTACACCTACTCAGAACTTCACCGAGAGGTCAACGAAGTGGCTGCCACACTCAGGGAGCTCGGTGTCGAGGAAGACGACGTCGTCACGCTGTACATGCCGATGGTGCCGGAGCTACCGATCGCCATGCTGGCGTGTGCGCGCATCGGTGCGCCCCACTCGGTCGTCTTCGCGGGCTTTTCGGCCGAAGCACTGACGACCCGGATGAACAGCGCCGATTCGGAGTATCTCATCACGTGTGACGGCTACTACCGGCGTGGTGACGCGCTCGAACACAAGGAGAAAGCTGACGAAGGCGTGTCCGGCGTCGACCACGACGTAACGGGGATCGTCGTGGACCGTCTCGGTGAGGAGTACGACCACCCGATGAGAGAGCGCGACCACGATTACGACGAACTGGTCGCCGAACAAGCGGGAGCCACCGTAGCTCCCGTCGATCGGGACGCCGAAGACATGCTGTTTTTGATGTACACCTCCGGCACCACGGGCAAGCCAAAAGGCGTCAAACACACCACAGGGGGCTATCTCGCGTGGGTCGCGTGGACCGCCCAAGCCGTACTCGACATCAAACCCGAAGACACCTACTGGTGTTCGGCTGACATCGGCTGGATTACCGGCCACTCCTACATCGTGTACGGTCCGCTCGCGCTCGGCACCACGACCGTCATGTACGAGGGCACCCCCGACTACCCTGAGAAAGATCGGATATGGGAGATCGTCGAGGAGTACGACGTTACTCAACTGTACACCGCTCCCACCGCCATCCGGGCATTCATGAAATGGGGCACGGAGTATCCCGACGAGCACGATCTTTCGAGCCTCCGGCTGTTGGGTACCGTCGGTGAGCCGATCAATCCCCGCGCGTGGAAGTGGTACTACACTCACATCGGCGATGAAGACTGTCCGGTCGTCGATACGTGGTGGCAGACCGAAACTGGTGGGATGATGGTGACGACGCTGCCCGGCGTCGGAAACATGAAACCTGGTTCAGCAGGACCGCCATTGCCGGGTCTCGACGCACAACTCCTCGACAGCGAGGGTGATCCGGTCGACAATGGACGGGCTGGCTATCTCACCATCCAGAAGCCGTGGCCCGGCATGCTCCGGACGCTGTACCAAAACGACGAGCGATTCGTCGAAGAGTACTGGTCTGAGTACTCTGACACCGATTCGGACGATCCCGACGACTGGGTGTACTTCCCGGAGGACGGCGCGAAAGTCGACGACGATGGTTACATCACCGTTCTCGGACGGGTCGACGACGTGATCAACGTCTCGGGCCACCGGCTCGGAACGATGGAAATCGAAAGCGCGATCGTCGGCGTCGAGGGCATCGCGGAAGCCGCCGTCGTCGGTGGCTCCCACGAGCTGAAAGGTGAATCCGTATACGCCTACGTTATCACCGAAGATGAGTATGAGGAAAGCGATGACCTCCACGACGCGATCGTTGCGAGCGTCGAGGAGGCGATTGGTCCCATCGCCCGCCCTGAGGAGGTCGTGTTCACGCCCGAACTCCCGAAAACCCGGTCAGGGAAGATCATGCGTCGACTGCTCGAAGATATCGCTAACGACGACGAGCTGGGCACCACAAGCACGCTGCGAAACCCGAATGTCGTCAGCGATATCCAACAGAAGGTCACCGACAACTAA
- a CDS encoding bacterio-opsin activator domain-containing protein: MAEIVRFLCEGGYDRLRRATRTHRSDLIVRLCGEVGLRPSEVVEVRRDDIVTVDGTRFLDIGDREAALPTAVAHAFEKYARSNGAERTLFSVSERRIQMIVKECGNRASTATGDDRFREVSTRELRATHAMGLLREGIDPQVVLAVTAYDRLSALEPYVERPDREQIAATFANEHQPMEQPTQLHRTLSVAADVGDALAAATAPSEIHDAVCARLAETEGYRFAWAAETTGDGLVTQAHAGAEREMIDRLVSDHPELMASAIEAQAVRVKDTPTATLIAVPLVGGETPRGLLGIGTEPDGFGAGERDLLTVLGAQVGHALAAVERKRRLLADTVTELTFGVDSKDAPLPATAVALSCTFELNGVVPVEEGILCYVVARDTTPDAVFDRTDTTDAVVNSRFVGENNTECLLELTLRRSPIRTFTATGGRVRSYTVDPKRGQLVGEVSTDTDVRGVVERLTDSFPGVYLKAKRQGERTVTTDTGLVETLTDRQAAVLRSAYFGGYFEWPRDSTAEELADSLGVSSPTLHHHLRIAQQKLLRAIIEDA, translated from the coding sequence ATGGCCGAGATAGTTCGGTTTCTCTGTGAGGGTGGATACGATCGTCTTCGTCGGGCGACGCGCACCCACCGGAGCGATCTCATCGTTCGGCTGTGTGGAGAGGTCGGACTTCGGCCTAGCGAGGTGGTGGAAGTACGACGGGACGACATCGTAACTGTCGATGGGACGCGATTTCTCGACATTGGAGATCGAGAAGCGGCTTTGCCAACAGCGGTTGCCCACGCCTTCGAGAAGTACGCTCGATCGAACGGTGCTGAAAGAACACTGTTTTCGGTTTCTGAACGACGGATACAGATGATCGTCAAAGAGTGTGGAAACAGGGCTTCGACTGCGACTGGCGATGATCGCTTTCGGGAGGTGTCGACCCGAGAACTGCGGGCTACTCACGCGATGGGGCTGCTTCGCGAGGGAATCGATCCACAGGTCGTCCTCGCCGTCACCGCGTACGATCGGCTGTCCGCGCTGGAACCGTACGTCGAACGCCCGGATCGTGAGCAGATCGCGGCGACGTTCGCCAACGAACACCAGCCGATGGAACAGCCCACACAGCTCCACCGAACCCTGTCGGTTGCGGCGGACGTTGGTGATGCGCTCGCGGCGGCCACTGCTCCTTCGGAGATCCACGACGCCGTATGCGCCAGACTGGCCGAAACGGAGGGGTATCGCTTCGCGTGGGCCGCCGAGACGACTGGTGACGGACTGGTCACACAGGCCCATGCTGGCGCCGAGCGCGAGATGATCGATCGATTGGTGTCCGATCATCCGGAACTCATGGCATCGGCGATCGAAGCGCAAGCGGTCAGAGTGAAGGACACGCCGACAGCCACCCTGATCGCGGTTCCACTCGTCGGTGGAGAAACCCCTCGCGGGCTGCTCGGTATCGGGACGGAGCCGGACGGATTCGGTGCCGGTGAACGCGATCTTCTCACAGTATTGGGTGCGCAGGTCGGCCACGCGCTGGCCGCAGTCGAGCGAAAGCGACGGCTGCTCGCCGATACCGTGACCGAACTGACGTTCGGCGTCGATTCGAAAGATGCTCCCCTTCCGGCCACCGCAGTGGCGCTTTCGTGTACGTTCGAGCTGAACGGAGTCGTTCCAGTCGAGGAAGGGATACTGTGTTACGTCGTCGCTCGCGACACCACCCCCGACGCGGTGTTCGACCGGACGGATACTACCGATGCGGTAGTAAACAGTCGGTTCGTTGGAGAGAACAACACTGAGTGTTTGCTCGAACTGACGCTTCGGCGTTCACCGATACGAACGTTCACGGCAACCGGCGGTCGCGTTCGGTCGTACACCGTCGATCCCAAGCGTGGACAACTGGTTGGGGAAGTTTCGACTGATACTGACGTCCGCGGCGTTGTCGAACGGCTCACCGACTCGTTTCCCGGCGTATATTTAAAAGCAAAACGACAGGGCGAACGAACGGTCACGACCGATACGGGGTTGGTGGAGACGCTTACCGACCGTCAGGCGGCGGTGCTCCGCTCGGCGTACTTCGGCGGGTACTTCGAATGGCCCCGTGATTCGACGGCTGAGGAACTGGCCGATTCGCTTGGCGTTTCCTCCCCGACGCTCCACCACCACCTCCGAATCGCACAGCAGAAGCTCCTTCGTGCCATCATCGAAGACGCGTGA
- a CDS encoding DUF4212 domain-containing protein translates to MTDNTNHDTELTESTAVETDGGVVTETYLDKEINIFKPATPFMRDHLRVIGISFIAWVIVVFGPTTATLLAPDTMTGITVFGGFPLHFFLTAVFTPLAALLLSVAYAMQRDRLDSKYGISHDTEEAQANGVAADGGEGE, encoded by the coding sequence ATGACAGATAACACCAATCACGACACTGAGTTGACCGAGAGTACGGCCGTTGAGACGGACGGCGGCGTTGTGACGGAAACGTACCTCGATAAGGAAATAAACATCTTCAAACCGGCGACCCCGTTCATGCGGGATCACCTGCGGGTGATCGGGATTTCGTTCATCGCGTGGGTCATCGTCGTCTTTGGGCCGACGACGGCGACGCTGCTCGCCCCCGACACGATGACGGGAATCACGGTTTTCGGCGGATTCCCGTTACACTTCTTTCTGACGGCGGTCTTCACACCGCTTGCGGCGCTGTTACTGTCGGTCGCCTACGCGATGCAGCGGGACCGACTCGACAGCAAGTACGGCATCTCTCACGACACTGAGGAGGCACAAGCCAATGGCGTTGCCGCTGACGGGGGTGAGGGCGAATGA
- a CDS encoding solute symporter family protein, with protein sequence MMEAIATIDPVILQGTALDVGEFKLLPALTVISMLGLFLGVGYLFRVAAVDELWVAGRSIGSIENGMAIGANWMSAASYLGVAGLIATAGYFGLAYVVGWTTGYFILLIFMAAQFRRFGKYTAPDFVGDRFYSDWARGIAAFTTLAIAFVYAVGQASGMGLMGQYIFGVSYEVGVILLMAVTIGYVALSGMLGTTKNMAIQYIILILAFTIGLYATGWAEGWSIAVPYLEAGPQVAEAASIEAQFVEPFANAGYFAWTALAFSLIVGTCGLPHVLVRFYTVDNERTARWSTVWGLFSICLLYWGTATYAAFGGLLYNREVSDGTGFMGMAGSESDAIVLLTAQLAGLPEWLVGLVAAGAVSAALATTAGLFVTASSAAAHDIYTNLYKDNATQREQMIVGRGTIIGIGILVTVVGLNPPALIGELVAMAFAIAGCIFFPVFFLGLWWENTTREGALAGMIAGIIISFGAIINDTVIPMYTGVEDALLPGLATWLPGTSSALVGVPIVFAVIIAVSMVTDNPPEDIKRLVRQCHSPEPMSQMETAEDVATDGGTTEGR encoded by the coding sequence ATGATGGAGGCCATTGCGACGATCGACCCAGTTATTTTGCAGGGAACCGCGTTAGACGTCGGTGAGTTCAAACTGCTCCCGGCACTGACGGTTATTTCCATGCTGGGGCTGTTCCTCGGCGTCGGGTACCTTTTCCGTGTCGCCGCAGTCGACGAACTGTGGGTCGCAGGTCGGTCGATCGGTTCGATCGAGAACGGGATGGCGATCGGCGCTAACTGGATGAGTGCCGCGTCGTATCTCGGTGTCGCTGGCCTGATCGCGACTGCTGGCTACTTCGGACTTGCGTACGTCGTCGGCTGGACCACGGGATATTTCATTTTGCTGATCTTCATGGCCGCGCAGTTCCGCCGCTTCGGGAAGTACACCGCCCCCGACTTCGTCGGTGACCGGTTTTACTCCGACTGGGCGCGCGGTATCGCGGCGTTCACCACGCTCGCGATCGCGTTCGTCTACGCGGTCGGTCAGGCCAGCGGTATGGGTCTGATGGGCCAGTACATCTTCGGCGTCTCCTATGAGGTTGGCGTCATCCTGCTGATGGCAGTCACCATCGGCTACGTCGCCCTTTCCGGGATGCTTGGCACGACCAAGAACATGGCGATTCAGTACATCATCCTCATCCTCGCGTTTACGATCGGTCTTTATGCGACCGGTTGGGCCGAGGGGTGGTCGATCGCCGTGCCGTATCTGGAGGCGGGTCCGCAAGTCGCCGAGGCCGCCAGCATTGAGGCGCAGTTCGTCGAACCGTTCGCGAACGCGGGCTACTTCGCATGGACCGCACTGGCCTTCAGCCTGATCGTCGGGACCTGTGGTCTCCCGCACGTGCTCGTGCGCTTCTACACGGTCGACAATGAACGAACCGCTCGCTGGTCGACCGTCTGGGGACTGTTCTCTATTTGCCTCCTCTACTGGGGGACGGCAACCTACGCTGCCTTCGGTGGCCTCCTCTACAACCGTGAGGTCAGCGACGGTACGGGCTTCATGGGGATGGCCGGATCGGAGTCCGACGCGATCGTTCTACTGACGGCTCAGCTTGCGGGTCTTCCGGAATGGCTTGTTGGCCTCGTTGCTGCAGGCGCGGTTTCGGCCGCACTCGCGACGACAGCGGGACTGTTCGTCACCGCCTCGTCGGCAGCCGCCCACGACATTTACACGAATCTCTATAAGGACAACGCGACACAGCGCGAGCAGATGATCGTCGGCCGGGGAACGATCATCGGGATCGGCATCCTCGTGACCGTCGTTGGCCTCAATCCTCCCGCACTGATCGGTGAACTCGTTGCGATGGCGTTCGCGATCGCCGGTTGCATCTTCTTCCCGGTGTTCTTCCTCGGGCTCTGGTGGGAGAACACGACGAGAGAAGGTGCCCTCGCCGGGATGATTGCGGGAATCATCATCTCGTTCGGTGCGATCATAAACGATACCGTGATTCCGATGTACACTGGTGTCGAAGATGCCCTTCTTCCGGGACTTGCGACCTGGCTTCCCGGAACTTCCTCAGCGCTCGTCGGTGTCCCGATCGTCTTCGCCGTGATTATCGCCGTCTCGATGGTGACTGACAATCCGCCCGAGGACATCAAGCGTCTCGTCCGCCAGTGTCACAGTCCA
- a CDS encoding acetate--CoA ligase: MEADDSVEPPVSFREQANRVNRDFRSQTADTSWDRATDVLDWYESYESVRAGDDPPFDWYTGGRLNACYECLDRHLDARKNRLALRWEGELGETRSYTYLDLYREVNAIAGALRDLGVETGDVVTLYMPVLPELVASMLACARLGAPHNVVFAGLSADALAARMDRADSACLITCDGYYRRGDAINQKRRADNARMALDHELHDTVVVERLGEPSLGENQHSYDSLLTEYAGATVEPIIRRTDDVLFQLYTSGTTGEPKRVTHTTGGYLAHVAVTAQDVLDITPEDTYWCTADIGWITGHSYVVYGPLALGTTTVMYEGTPDHPDPDRIWSIVERNAVDVLYTTPTAIRSFMKGDEASPDEHDLSSLRLLGTVGKPIDPSTWEWYYTHVGDEDCPVVDTWWQTETGGILVSTLPGIDVMKPGSAGPSLPGVEAAVVDSDRQELPPGERGLLAIRTPWPGMARELADASEWGRSAAGEEWMYLPGDEAVMDEDGYITLLGRVDDGLTVDGQRIGTTEIERAIVSVDGVAEAAVIGIDRPLTTAVHAYVSPTLRTDIDPLRDAVRDAVEDTFGPELTFDQIVFTPDLPKTRSGKIMRRMLVAIATGREYGDTSALRNPEIVGELERHDDSET, translated from the coding sequence ATGGAGGCCGACGATTCGGTCGAGCCGCCGGTGTCGTTCCGCGAGCAGGCAAACCGTGTGAATCGGGACTTCCGATCCCAAACGGCCGATACGTCGTGGGATAGGGCAACCGACGTACTCGATTGGTACGAATCCTACGAGTCGGTTCGAGCAGGGGATGATCCCCCGTTCGATTGGTACACTGGCGGTCGGCTCAACGCCTGCTATGAGTGTCTCGATCGTCATCTCGACGCGCGGAAAAACCGGCTCGCCCTCCGGTGGGAAGGTGAGTTAGGAGAGACGCGGAGCTACACGTATCTAGATCTCTATCGGGAAGTAAATGCGATCGCCGGGGCACTCCGAGATCTCGGCGTCGAAACCGGTGATGTCGTCACTCTTTATATGCCAGTACTGCCCGAACTGGTCGCGTCGATGCTGGCGTGTGCCCGCCTCGGTGCGCCTCATAACGTCGTGTTTGCCGGGCTATCCGCAGACGCGCTTGCTGCCCGGATGGATCGGGCGGATTCGGCGTGTCTCATCACGTGTGATGGTTACTACCGTCGGGGTGATGCGATCAACCAGAAGCGTCGAGCGGACAACGCTCGGATGGCTCTCGATCACGAACTCCACGACACCGTGGTCGTCGAACGGCTCGGCGAGCCGTCGCTCGGTGAAAACCAACACAGCTACGATTCGTTGCTTACCGAGTACGCTGGAGCTACTGTCGAGCCTATCATCCGTCGGACGGACGACGTTCTGTTTCAGCTGTACACGTCAGGTACGACCGGCGAACCGAAACGCGTTACCCACACTACAGGCGGTTATCTCGCTCACGTCGCAGTGACTGCACAGGACGTACTCGATATCACTCCGGAAGACACCTACTGGTGCACCGCAGACATCGGCTGGATTACCGGCCATTCCTACGTCGTGTACGGTCCGCTCGCGCTCGGTACCACGACCGTCATGTACGAGGGCACCCCCGACCATCCCGATCCAGACCGCATCTGGTCGATCGTCGAACGCAACGCTGTCGACGTGTTGTACACGACACCGACGGCCATCCGATCGTTCATGAAGGGTGATGAGGCGTCTCCCGACGAGCACGATCTTTCGAGCCTCCGGCTGTTGGGCACCGTAGGAAAACCCATTGATCCCTCCACGTGGGAGTGGTATTACACTCACGTCGGCGATGAAGACTGTCCAGTCGTCGATACGTGGTGGCAGACCGAAACTGGTGGAATTCTGGTCTCGACGCTGCCGGGGATCGACGTGATGAAACCCGGTTCAGCGGGACCATCGTTACCCGGCGTCGAAGCTGCGGTCGTCGACAGTGATCGGCAGGAACTTCCACCGGGTGAGCGAGGGCTGCTCGCAATCCGGACACCGTGGCCTGGGATGGCCCGCGAACTCGCGGACGCATCGGAGTGGGGGCGTAGCGCTGCGGGCGAGGAGTGGATGTATCTACCGGGCGACGAAGCTGTGATGGATGAGGACGGTTACATCACCCTACTGGGCCGAGTCGACGACGGTCTCACTGTCGATGGCCAGCGGATCGGGACCACCGAGATCGAACGAGCGATCGTCTCAGTCGACGGCGTCGCTGAAGCGGCCGTCATCGGTATCGACCGTCCGCTGACGACCGCCGTTCACGCTTACGTCAGTCCGACACTCAGAACGGATATCGATCCGCTCCGTGATGCGGTGCGTGATGCCGTCGAGGACACATTTGGGCCGGAACTCACGTTCGACCAGATCGTGTTTACACCCGATCTTCCGAAAACCCGGTCGGGAAAGATCATGCGTCGAATGCTCGTTGCGATCGCCACCGGTCGGGAGTACGGCGACACTAGCGCGCTTCGGAATCCGGAGATCGTCGGCGAACTCGAACGCCACGACGATTCGGAAACGTAG